The Malus domestica chromosome 17, GDT2T_hap1 genome contains the following window.
AGCAAGATTCCAGATCGGTTCAATTACAGGAGCATGGGTAACACTGTGTTCTCTATTATTGTTCCTTCACATctaaggggggtgtattcaattaggattttgagaGAGTCTCTAGGAATTAAtgattccaggtgtattcaattgggaatttAAAAGACTTTATAAAAGTcttggtgtattcaattgagattcttAAAGACTTCTTACAATTCCCTATAAATTCAGGTGTATTCAATCATAACTTTTTGAAAGTCTCTAAAAGTTTAGGTATATTGAGAAAGGAATTGGATTTGAACGGATTTGTGATTTGGTGGATTTTGGAGGATTTCAAGGTGATATGTATACCAAAGAGCTTGGCAAATCTCACCTCAACCCTAGAAACTTTGAGACATGTTGAGCGTGCTGCTCTCTCCTCCAGAGAGCGTCTTCTCCTCCCCAGAAACATGGGCTCCAAGGTAAAAAATTTCTCACCTTGTACATGCTATCTTTTTTTCTCCCCTTCAAGCTTCATGATTTTCTTGTTTTGATAGTGTTgttctagggttagggtttttctGGTTACTTTGGAGTTAAGGTTTTTCttgttagggttagggtttttctGACCATCAAACtttgtgaaatttttatatatatattgtgaagATACAAGTATTGATTTTACCGTTTGGATCCAAAAGTTGTTGAGTTTCTGCTTTGATTACTTTGGAATACAGTATAGATTGGGTTAGGGTTTGGAATTCTCAAGTTTGTATAGGttgttttccttttccatcCCGTAATCAGTGGAGCACTgatccttttcttttcaactgCAACATTCTTGCAAcctcattctttttcttttcatcttaataaaaaatttatttcatgcctcaaagtttttttttttagtcgaaacatggtagggtgaagttgtttccttgatttttcAACCTTTGTATCTAGTCTATTCCTGATCAGCCTGTAATAGGGCTCGTACTTCTTGGCATTCTTTACGGTatcataaatcaaatcaaaaccaaTGGATTTCCCCCTCCAAAATGGGTGCAGAACTTGAATAtgaagatggaatttgggtCCCTCACCTCTGAAAACGTTGTCTATACAAATAATTTGTCACTCCAAAAGTTGTTGAGTTTCTGCTTTCTCTATtcttttaaaatgttttttgCTCACTTATACGAATTAGCTGTGAATAAAGAATCCATGTGATCATATACACAAACTAATTACGTTTATTATCTTATTATAGGGAGTTCATTTGGAGTTGCAAGGAAGTGATTTCAGAGGTGAGGCATTTATGTCCAATATTCTTCTGAACTATCGTCCTAATATTTAGAACTCACCTTGATATGTAAATGTATGACTGGAACGAATTTATGACTCCAAACTGTATTAGCTGCTTGTAACTTTGATTTGGAATTCATATATATTCTTAGTTGATGGGAGGGTTCAGCTCATGACTCCAAACTGTTACATGATGTTGTATCAAGGAAGAACAGACTTAAAGTTCCAGAAGGTTCGTATTCATTCATTTATTTACACTAGGACGTAccataaataataactttatgtgttttatttttaggtaaattttttCTAGTGGATTGTGGATTTGCAAATCGTCGTCAAATTTTAGCTCTGTTTTGAGGTGTTCGATATCATCTCCAAGATTTTGCTGGTAACGATCGTGACCCCGTAAATGCAAATGAGTTGTTCAATCTTCGACATGCTTCCTTGAGAAACATAGTGGAGAGGATATTTGGTGTATTTAAATCTCGATTCATAGTTTTTAAGTCTGCACCTCCATTTCCAATGAAAACACAAGCAGAGTTAGTGTTAGCTTGTGCAGGATTGCACAACTTTCTTCGCAAAGAGTGTCGTTCTGATGAATTTCCAATCAAACaagaagatgatgaatttgaaaatgaTGATGAACTAGGTAATCAAACTCAAGAGCAACGGCGACAGATTGCTAATGCATGGAGAGCTAGCATAGCTACAAATATGTGGACAGATGCTATGAGTGAGAGCATTCAAAGATGacaaatataattaattgtTTTTACGGATTGGAGTATGCAATTTGTGTTTGAAAAACTTTGATAGTTAGTATTTTGTAAGCCTTAACTTTCAAGATTTTGGATGCCAATGTTTAATTCACTTTGATAGCTACTTGAAAACATTGCATGTGAACTTGGTATTGGGATTTGGTATTAGTAGGATGAAACTGATTTTGGCTTgtaaagggaaggaaaatgttGATCAAATTCTCTAAAATTCTCTAACCCCATGTAAAGAATTCTCTCATAATTCATGTGAATTCTCTGGAAGTTATAATTAATTCACTCAAAATCTCTgggaattcatttttttttcctctcaaactctctcagATTCCATAGATTTAAATTCCTGGAGACtctcaaaatcctaattgaatacactcccCTCTCAAGATCGTAGGTTTAAACGCATGTATATTATATGCACAGCAGTCGGATTGCCTTGAGGTTGCACGTGACCATGATGACCATTCGCTAGAACTTAGGAATGAGACAAAGGGCCTTAAGTGGAACTGCCACTTGTGGGATGAGGTTGAATGGAAAGTGATGAACGAAGATATGTTATggcttagccgttggatcatgGGGGAACAATGAGTTGGAATGCGGGGAAAGAGTGTGTCTTGCAATCAAAGAGGACTATGGTTTGCTCACAAAGGAGATTGGAGTCCAGTTTGTGTACGAGCAGCAAAATAAGGATAAGGAGGATGTCCCATCAAGTGGTGAAGATACAACGATCCAACGTGAAAGATCTACTTGGGAGTGGAGCCAAAGTTTCCTTGAAACCACAAGATCCCGTGTTCCGGGGGGTGTAGAGACGGGGGTTCAATGCATCCATAGCTGCGATAAGAAAGTAATTTCAACTGTCACGTGCGCGGCTGAATACTATTTCTGTAACATTGACAGTGACAGGATCCATCTTCCGAGAGGCTCTGAGGCAGTGGGTCGTAGGTTTTCGGACTTTAGCCAAAATTGTCgcctttttagccaaaataacCCAGTTTAATTGATGTTGGTGATGCCCAAATCACTAGATTCAAATGTGTATTGGTTGTTACGCTTTCGTTTCTATCTATTTTCTGTTTCCTcctaaaaaattgttttcaagaatttaataaaatttcataTTAAACAAGTTCTTGCCTGGATAAGAGTATgaactagcaaaaatgcccgcGCTCCGCTGCAGGGACTTTTAGAAGTATGATCTTGTACAATCTGATTTCTTTTGCTATTCCTAGTTCTTTTTGGCATCATGTGCAAAACCAAATTGATGGCTaggaagaaaaaatgaaaacacctgcataaattaaattttccatCACCCCTacattataattaaataaagCAAATACACAATAATCATCTCACAATTACAGAAGCAAGGACTATTAAATGCCACAATTATTTAACAACTACTATGCATAATTCTtaaaaaatgagtataaaatTAACCTCttttgaaaaacgaaggaagaaAGATGAAAGCTTATAACTATGTTGGACTCAATTATTTGACATTAATTACACAAACCCAATTCCATATATATAgccagacaagctttatcctaGAGAGAAACCATGCCCAAATGATTATATAATCTCTATACTGTGAATTCAGAGACTAAATTTCATAACTTTGCCAAGCATTACAGGAACCATGGAAAGAATAAAAATGACCACAAAGAttgcaaaacaattaaccaCAGGTGGTGTTTATATGCCCACTGAGAGAAAAAAGCTTCTGCAAGTCAAAAAACGTATTTATATAAAACAGGCCTGTACCATTTGAAAGAGCCTCTTGTATCCATTCCAATTATACTCATGTCTACCATATCCCTCTACAATTCCACACCACCAATCAACCATAACTGATTTCAATACCCTTAGCTGCTTTAGTGGACCATCTAGTGACACCTAACTGCCACCAAAATAAAAGACATGATCAAGACCATACAGATTACAGACTAAGATTAAAAACAATTGTTATCTATTAAGCAAAACTCGAACTCCTTGACATGGCAACCTCTTAATCCAGGATGTAGagtagaaaaacaaaattattgaaaaaccGAAAAATAACAATTTAACTTGCATAGTAAACGAATATTAGTAAAGTTACAGAACTCAATGGACTACATATACCAGTAAAAAAGCGAAACATCAGTGTTTGGGAAGTTACCTTATTTGAAATGTCAGGAGCATTTGGTGTACATACAGGGTAGACAGTCCTTGCAAAATTCAGGgcttcaaaataaaataaaaaataaattcaaaactattAATCCTAACACCTGTTCAGTAAAGGATAAAACAATCTTTccatcaaacaaatttgagaaacaaAAAAAGGGAACTAAATTTAAGTTGAATAGAGGTGACAATTGCTTACCTAGAAATCCAAACGAAATCCCCCAAAATTCACGCCCCCAAAACCCTACAAAACACTAGAGTTGAAAACCAGCGCTACACTGGGATCATCCACACAGCGACGAACTCCGATCATTGTCACCGATCTCCATCTCCTTCCAAAGCCAAAACCCTTTTAAGAAAAAGAGGGTAATGAATATGATAAAGCcagtaatgaatttttttttttgaaaagaaacgAAAGAATTTTATAAAACGAAAGAATTACAAAAGAGAAACAGTAAACCACGTGGAAAAGAAATCCACCTGGAGCTAGAAGAAAACTAGCAAGGGCCCCTAACTAAAACTAAATGAACAGAGGAAAAGCTAGACCAAATCAAATAACGGCAGCTAACAAATCCCTAAAAATAGAAGAGAAATTGTAATCTCTAAACTCCACTGAAACCGAAGCCCAAAGGGCTGCCCAGTGTTTTACTCTATCCCAAAGCTCCTCAACCCCCACTCCCTTGTAATCCTCAAAGACTCTTTTATTACGCTCCAACCAAATGTTCCAGAAGAGGGCCAACAACAGAGATCCCCACAAAGTTTTGGCTTTCCTCCCTTTCCCTAGGCCTTCGAACTTAGTGCTTAGGAGCTCAAAACAGCCCTTTGGAGTGACCCAACTTGCTCCAGCTTCCTTGAGCAAATTCCACCAAATTTGAATGCTATACGGACAGTGGAGGAAAACATGGTTGACGCTTTCCTCCCCGGATTTGCACAAAGCGCACCATTGGGGGGAGAAACATGCAAAAGGCATTCGTCTTTGGACTTGTTCACAAGTATTAACCTTCCCGAGCGCCAATAGCCACACAAGGATTTTGACTTTTGGAGGCACTTTTGCTTTCCAAATCTGAACGAAAGGGGGAAATTGTTGCACAACTTCATTGTTGCAAAGGAAAGAGTTATAGGATTTGCAAGTGAACTGGCCAGAACCTTCTAAATTCCATCTTCTCCTGTCTTCTCTAGAATGACACAGCCGTACGGACTCCACCTTCTGCACTAAACCAGCCACATCTTCAATCTCCGACTCTCTTAGGTTTCTCCTAAAATCGAAATTCCAACTGACCGGCTGTAAAGAAGAAACCACCAAATTGGAAATACTTTGGTTTTTTGTCCTTGCTAAAGAAAATAATCTAGGGAATTGCTCCTTCAACGGTCCGCCCTCCAACCAACCGTCCTCCCAGAATCTCAGCCTCTCTCCGTTACCAACCTCGAAGATGCATGAGTGAAGAAATGAAGGGTAACCAGCTGAGATGTCTGTCCAGGGACGCCTGCTCGAGCCTCGACTCGGACAATTAGCATCCCAACCAT
Protein-coding sequences here:
- the LOC103426225 gene encoding uncharacterized protein; amino-acid sequence: MDPRLWYCGKLVDFRSLLDTLALDLYLSDLFDLEPKGGIEVQGNYCESLGVKGTFHCCILSIFVHGSKIPDRFNYRSMGVFNHNFLKVSKSLGILRKELDLNGFVIWWILEDFKVICIPKSLANLTSTLETLRHVERAALSSRERLLLPRNMGSKGVHLELQGSDFRVDGRVQLMTPNCYMMLYQGRTDLKFQKVNFF